A genomic region of Trifolium pratense cultivar HEN17-A07 linkage group LG3, ARS_RC_1.1, whole genome shotgun sequence contains the following coding sequences:
- the LOC123917237 gene encoding callose synthase 7 isoform X2, translating to MASTSGTKGPFEISRQPSKRMIRAPTRTVELPNEENIMDSEIVPSSLAVLVPILRAAIEIEEENPRVAYLCRFHAFEKAHTMDPTSSGRGVRQFKTYLLHKLEREGELTEKSTQRSDAKELQVYYQHFYERRIRDGELTTKPEEMVKNVQIATVLYEVLKTLSSPQAIEEKTKRYAADVENKRGQYEHYNILPLYAVGVKPEIMELPEIKAAIAALSKVDNLPMPIIHSRPDNDASTIPMERVKNVNDILDWIASIFGFQKGNVANQREHLILLLANMDIRNRSASYEIREETVENLMATTFKNYESWCHYVRCKSNIRYSDGHGRQQLELIYIALYLLIWGEASNIRFMPECLCYIFHHMCNDVFGILFSNAHHVSGEAFEIVTRDDEHFLREVITPLYDVLKKEAKRSNKGKASHSNWRNYDDLNEYFWSDKCFKLGWPMNLNSDFFRHKEETQTTHPGRLRGRANTAVGKKKPKTNFVEVRTYLHLYRSFDRMWIFFILALQAMIIIAWSNLGLIGVLTDSDVFRNVSSIFITYAILNFLQVTIDIILIWNALGNMKFTQLLRYFLKFVVAAVWVVVLPVSFSSSLQNPTGLIQFVTHWAGDWGSGSLYYWVVAIYMIPNIVAALLFFLPPLRRTLERSNNRILTLLMWWAQPKLYVGRGMHESMFSLVKYTLFWIMLLISKLAFSYYVEISPLVEPTKIIMAMQIDNYQWHEVFPENDMHNLSVVVSIWAPIILVYFMDTQIWYAIYATLFGGIIGAFSHLGEIRTLGMLRSRFLSVPQAFSESFWTGRNRKNMQEESDDAYERDNIAYFSQVWNEFINSMREEDLISNRDRDLLLVPYSSVDVSVIQWPPFLLASKIPIAVDMAKDYKKDDDADLFKKIKSDGYMYSAVVECYETLKDIILNLLLSAEDRKVIELICAKVEECIEEEKFVKEFDTSGLPSLSEKLEKFLSLLKDEDSKQESLIVNVLQDIVEIITQDVMVDGHVILQTPQHYNVDKQQRFVNIDTSFTQKRSVMEKVIRLHLLLTVKESAINVPQNIEARRRITFFANSLFMNMPKAPKVRDMLSFSVLTPYYKENVQYSNDELKKDNEDGISILFYLTMIYPDEWANFEERIKTENLEKDREEFVRQWASYRGQTLSRTVRGMMYYWQALLLQYLIENAGDNGISEGYRTVDYNERDRRLLEQAKALADLKFTYVVSCQLYGSQKKSKNTFDRGCYNNILNLMVTHSALRVAYIDETEDTKGGEKVYYSVLVKGGEKYDQEIYRIKLPGPPTEIGEGKPENQNHAIIFTRGEALQTIDMNQDNYYEEAFKMRNVLEEFHAHKGQRKPTILGLREHIFTGSVSSLAWFMSNQETSFVTIGQRVLANPLKVRFHYGHPDIFDRIFHITRGGISKASKTINLSEDVFAGYNSTLRQGYITHHEYIQVGKGRDVGLNQISLFEAKVANGNGEQTLCRDVYRLGRRFDFFRMLSFYFTTVGFYFSSMITVLTVYVFLYGRLYMVLSGVEREILQNPDIHQSKSLEQALASQSVVQLGLLLVLPMVMEIGLEKGFRTALGDFIIMQLQLASVFFTFQLGTKAHYYGRTLLHGGSKYRPTGRGFVVFHAKFADNYRMYSRSHFVKGLEILILLIIYEVYGESYRSSTLYFFITMSMWFLAISWLFAPFLFNPSGFNWQKTVDDWTDWKRWMGNRGGIGIPSDKSWESWWDEENEHLKYSNARGKILEIILACRFFIYQYGIVYHLNIARRSKNILVFALSWAVLIIVLIVLKMVSMGRRRFSTDFQLMFRILKALLFLGFLSVMTVLFVVCALTVSDLFASILAFTPSGWAIILIAQTCRGLLKWAKLWASVKELSRAYEYVMGLIIFMPTAVLSWFPFVSEFQNRILFNQAFSRGLKISMILKGKETYKAD from the exons GTCGCTTTCATGCATTTGAGAAGGCTCATACAATGGATCCAACTTCCAGTGGACGTGGTGTTCGTCAATTCAAGACTTACCTGTTGCACAAACTCGAAAGG GAAGGGGAGCTTACAGAGAAAAGCACTCAAAGAAGTGACGCCAAGGAGCTACAGGTTTACTACCAACATTTCTATGAGAGGAGAATCCGGGATGGTGAACTTACTACAAAACC AGAGGAAATGGTTAAGAATGTTCAGATTGCCACCGTCTTGTATGAAGTACTGAAGACTTTGAGTTCTCCACAGGCTATTGAGGAAAag ACAAAAAGATACGCTGCTGATGTTGAGAATAAGAGGGGACAATATGAGCATTATAATATCCTTCCATTATATGCTGTCGGTGTTAAACCGGAAATCATGGAACTTCCTGAG ATCAAAGCCGCAATTGCTGCTTTAAGTAAGGTGGATAATCTTCCGATGCCTATCATTCATTCAAGACCGGATAATGATGCCTCTACAATACCTATGGAGAGAGTTAAAAATGTGAATGATATACTTGATTGGATTGCCTCAATTTTTGGGTTCCAG AAAGGAAACGTGGCAAATCAAAGGGAACATCTTATATTATTACTTGCCAACATGGACATAAGGAATAGGTCTGCATCTTATGAG ATACGTGAAGAAACTGTAGAGAATTTGATGGCTACAACTTTCAAAAATTATGAGTCATGGTGTCACTATGTGCGTTGTAAATCAAATATTAG GTATTCAGATGGTCATGGAAGACAACAATTAGAACTGATTTACATTGCACTTTATCTTCTAATATGGGGAGAAGCTTCAAATATTCGCTTTATGCCTGAATGCCTTTGCTATATTTTCCATCAT ATGTGCAATGATGTATTCGGGATTTTATTTAGCAATGCCCATCATGTCAGCGGGGAAGCATTTGAAATAGTAACACGTGACGATGAACATTTTCTCAGGGAAGTTATAACACCTTTATATGATGTTTTGAAGAAG GAAGCAAAAAGAAGTAACAAAGGCAAGGCGAGTCATTCCAACTGGAGAAATTACGATGATCTTAATGAATATTTTTG GTCTGACAAATGTTTTAAGCTAGGTTGGCCGATGAATCTCAACTCAGATTTTTTTAGGCATAAAGAGGAGACACAAACAACACATCCG GGTCGACTCCGGGGCCGAGCTAACACTGCAGTTGGGAAGAAGAAGCCTAAAACAAATTTTGTTGAAGTTCGTACATATCTGCATCTGTATAGGAGTTTTGATCGAatgtggattttttttatattggcTTTACAG gCAATGATTATAATTGCATGGAGTAACTTGGGACTTATTGGAGTGCTTACTGATTCCGATGTCTTCAGAAATGTTTCTAGTATATTTATCACATATGCTATTCTCAATTTTCTTCAAG TTACTATCGATATTATTCTTATCTGGAATGCATTGGGGAACATGAAATTTACTCAGCTGCTTCGGTATTTTCTGAAGTTTGTCGTAGCGGCGGTTTGGGTTGTTGTTTTACCAGTCAGTTTTAGTAGTTCTCTGCAGAATCCAACCGGGCTTATACAATTTGTCACCCATTGGGCTGGGGACTGGGGGTCAGGGTCTCTTTATTACTGGGTTGTTGCAATATATATGATACCAAATATAGTGGCTGCATTGCTGTTTTTCCTTCCACCTCTGCGCAGAACATTGGAGCGCTCAAATAATCGAATACTTACCCTTTTAATGTGGTGGGCTCAG CCAAAATTGTATGTAGGTCGGGGAATGCATGAAAGCATGTTTTCACTGGTTAA GTACACCCTCTTCTGGATCATGCTTCTAATTAGCAAACTAGCATTCAGTTACTATGTGGAG ATATCACCCCTTGTTGAGCCGACAAAGATAATCATGGCAATGCAAATAGATAACTACCAATGGCATGAAGTCTTTCCAGAGAATG ATATGCACAATTTAAGTGTTGTCGTTTCAATATGGGCTCCAATTATCCTG GTTTATTTTATGGACACTCAAATATGGTATGCCATTTATGCCACTTTATTTGGCGGGATTATTGGAGCCTTCAGCCACTTGGGTGAG ATAAGGACACTTGGAATGCTCCGCTCCAGATTTCTCTCTGTACCACAAGCGTTCAGTGAAAGCTTTTGGACTGGTAGAAACAGAAAGAATATGCAGGAGGAATCG GATGATGCATACGAACGGGATAATATTGCATATTTCTCTCAGGTTTGGAATGAGTTTATAAATTCTATGAGAGAGGAAGACCTCATCAGTAACAG GGATAGAGATTTGCTTCTTGTTCCATACAGTTCAGTTGATGTTTCTGTCATCCAGTGGCCTCCATTCTTGCTTGCTAGTAAG ATTCCTATAGCTGTTGACATGGCAAAAGATTATAAGAAGGACGATGATGCTGATTTGTTTAAAAAGATTAAGAGTGATGGTTATATGTACTCAGCAGTTGTCGAATGCTATGAGACTCTCAAGGACATCATACTGAACCTTCTGCTAAGTGCAGAAGATAGGAA GGTTATAGAGCTCATATGCGCCAAAGTAGAAGAATgcattgaagaagaaaaatttgtCAAAGAATTCGATACAAGTGGCTTGCCTTCACTCAGTGAGAAGTTGGAAAAATTCTTATCTCTATTG AAAGATGAAGACAGCAAGCAGGAGTCTCTGATAGTGAATGTGCTGCAGGATATTGTAGAAATCATCACACAGGATGTTATGGTCGATGGCCATGT AATTCTTCAAACACCTCAGCATTATAATGTAGACAAACAGCAGAGGTTTGTTAACATCGACACTTCTTTTACACAGAAGAGATCAGTGATGGAGAAG GTTATTAGGCTTCACTTGCTTTTAACAGTCAAAGAATCGGCTATAAATGTGCCCCAAAATATTGAAGCCCGTCGCCGTATTACATTCTTTGCGAACTCCTTATTCATGAATATGCCAAAGGCTCCAAAAGTTCGAGATATGTTGTCCTTCAG TGTTCTAACACCATATTACAAAGAGAATGTTCAATATTCCAATGATGAACTCAAAAAAGACAATGAAGAtggaatttcaattttattctaCCTAACAATGATATATCCTG ATGAATGGGCCAATTTCGAGGAGCGCATAAAAACTGAAAATCTTGAAAAAGATCGGGAGGAGTTTGTTCGTCAGTGGGCATCTTACAGAGGGCAGACACTCTCTCGGACAG TGAGAGGAATGATGTACTATTGGCAAGCCTTACTCCTTCAGTACCTCATAGAAAATGCAGGAGATAATG GTATTTCTGAAGGCTACCGGACAGTTGATTACAATGAAAGAGATAGGAGGCTTCTTGAACAAGCAAAAGCTCTGGCTGATTTAAAGTTCACCTATGTCGTCTCATGTCAACTGTACGGTTCGCAAAAAAAGTCCAAAAATACTTTCGACAGAGGCTGCTACAATAATATTCTCAATCTGATGGTAAC GCATTCAGCCCTTCGTGTTGCTTACATAGATGAAACAGAAGACACGAAAGGGGGAGAGAAAGTGTATTATTCTGTTCTTGTCAAGGGGGGGGAGAAGTATGATCAG GAAATATATCGCATCAAGCTTCCTGGTCCTCCGACGGAAATTGGTGAAGGGAAACCTGAAAACCAAAATCATGCCATTATATTTACCCGTGGAGAAGCTTTGCAGACCATCGACATGAATCAG GATAATTACTATGAAGAAGCTTTCAAAATGAGAAATGTATTGGAAGAATTCCATgcacataaagggcaaaggaaACCAACTATATTGGGTTTAAGAGAGCATATATTTACCGGAAG TGTTTCATCACTTGCTTGGTTTATGTCAAACCAGGAGACCAGTTTTGTGACCATTGGCCAACGTGTTTTGGCAAATCCTTTAaa GGTCCGATTTCATTATGGTCATCCAGATATATTTGATCGAATCTTCCACATAACCAGAGGTGGCATAAGCAAAGCATCAAAAACTATCAACTTAAGCGAGGATGTTTTTGCAG GGTACAATTCAACTCTACGCCAAGGATATATTACACATCACGAGTACATTCAAGTTGGTAAGGGGCGAGATGTTGGATTGAATCAGATTTCACTCTTTGAGGCTAAAGTTGCAAATGGAAATGGGGAACAAACACTTTGCCGTGATGTTTATCGTCTTGGTCGACGATTTGATTTCTTCAGAATGTTGTCATTCTACTTCACAACAGTTGGCTTCTATTTCAGTAGCATG ATAACCGTGCTGACAGTGTATGTGTTCTTATACGGACGATTATATATGGTATTGAGTGGAGTCGAGAGAGAAATTCTTCAAAATCCAGACATACATCAGAGCAAATCACTTGAACAAGCCTTGGCATCTCAGTCTGTTGTTCAGTTGGGCTTGCTGCTGGTGCTTCCCATGGTTATGGAAATCGGTTTAGAGAAGGGATTTCGCACTGCCTTGGGTGATTTCATCATCATGCAACTGCAATTAGCTTCTGTGTTCTTTACTTTCCAGCTTGGAACAAAAGCTCATTACTACGGAAGAACGCTCTTGCATGGAGGTTCTAAATATAGACCAACGGGTCGAGGCTTTGTCGTCTTCCATGCAAAATTTGCTGATAATTACAGGATGTACTCACGAAGTCACTTTGTGAAGGGCTTGGAGATACTTATACTGTTGATTATTTACGAAGTTTATGGCGAGTCGTACCGCAGCTCAACTCTTTATTTCTTCATCACAATGTCAATGTGGTTTTTGGCCATTTCTTGGCTATTTGCTCCTTTCTTGTTCAATCCTTCTGGCTTTAATTGGCAAAAAACAGTGGACGATTGGACAGATTGGAAGCGATGGATGGGAAACCGTGGTGGTATCGGTATTCCATCTGATAAAAGCTGGGAATCTTGGTGGGATGAAGAAAATGAACACCTGAAATACTCAAATGCCAGGGGGAAAATACTCGAGATTATTCTTGCATGTCGCTTCTTTATCTACCAATATGGAATCGTCTACCATTTGAATATTGCACGTCGTAGCAAAAATATTCTG GTATTCGCACTTTCATGGGCAGTTTTGATTATAGTCCTTATCGTCTTAAAG ATGGTTTCCATGGGTAGACGGAGATTTAGCACCGACTTTCAGCTTATGTTTCGTATTCTCAAGGCACTTCTGTTTCTCGGCTTCTTGTCAGTAATGACAGTGTTATTCGTTGTGTGCGCGCTTACTGTATCAGATTTGTTTGCTTCCATTCTGGCCTTCACGCCCTCTGGATGGGCCATTATTCTG ATTGCACAAACATGTAGGGGACTCTTGAAATGGGCTAAACTATGGGCTTCGGTGAAAGAGCTTTCGAGAGCATATGAATATGTAATGGGATTAATAATCTTCATGCCAACAGCAGTTTTGTCATGGTTCCCATTTGTGTCGGAGTTCCAAAATCGGATACTATTCAATCAAGCATTTAGTCGAGGACTTAAGATTTCAATGATTCTTAAGGGAAAGGAAACTTACAAAGCTGATTGA